Proteins from one Pseudomonas grandcourensis genomic window:
- a CDS encoding aldehyde dehydrogenase family protein — MTFPTTLDGLYINGQWSAGNEHLRVINPATEALLTTVNGGDERAVDQAVSAATQAFADWSKTTGAERGAILRKIAAGVQANREKLMHLQSSNNGKPQFEAAIDVDDVIATFEYYAGLAEGLDAKQDSAIELPTDDFSARLRREPCGVVGLIVPWNFPMVTTAWKLAPALAAGCCVVLKPSEVTPLPELELAAIIAEAGLPAGVFNLVCGTGLAVGAPLSADSRIAKISFTGSNAVGVQVMQRAAETVKGVSLELGGKSSLLVLADADLDLAVDVACGGGFFNAGQMCSATSRVLVADELADEFLTRVKARAEAIRVADPFDPNVEMGALVNQAQYQRVLGHIDRGLSAGAKLVCGGNRPADLPRGYFLQPTVFTEVPLDSALWNEEIFGPVICVRRFACEAEAIALANDSQFGLVASVVTRNAQTADRVANALQAGLVWINAPQVIFPQTAWGGYKQSSIGRELGPWGLQAFQEIKHVIRAV, encoded by the coding sequence ATGACTTTCCCTACGACCCTGGATGGCCTGTACATCAACGGCCAATGGTCGGCCGGCAACGAACACCTGCGCGTGATCAATCCGGCGACCGAAGCCCTGTTGACCACCGTGAATGGCGGCGATGAGCGCGCCGTTGATCAAGCCGTGAGCGCGGCGACCCAGGCGTTCGCCGACTGGTCGAAAACCACGGGCGCCGAACGCGGTGCGATCCTGCGCAAAATCGCCGCGGGCGTGCAGGCCAATCGCGAAAAACTGATGCACTTGCAGTCGAGCAACAACGGCAAGCCGCAATTCGAAGCCGCGATCGACGTCGATGACGTGATCGCCACATTCGAGTATTACGCCGGTCTGGCTGAAGGGCTGGATGCCAAACAAGACAGCGCCATCGAACTGCCGACCGACGACTTCAGCGCGCGTTTGCGTCGCGAGCCGTGCGGTGTGGTCGGCCTGATCGTGCCGTGGAATTTCCCGATGGTCACCACTGCGTGGAAACTCGCCCCGGCCCTGGCCGCTGGTTGCTGCGTGGTGCTCAAGCCTTCGGAAGTGACGCCGCTGCCGGAGCTGGAACTGGCGGCGATCATTGCTGAAGCCGGGTTGCCTGCGGGCGTGTTCAACCTGGTGTGCGGCACTGGCCTCGCGGTTGGCGCTCCGCTGTCGGCTGACTCGCGCATCGCGAAAATTTCCTTCACCGGCAGCAACGCGGTCGGCGTGCAGGTCATGCAACGGGCGGCGGAAACCGTCAAGGGCGTGAGCCTGGAACTGGGCGGCAAATCCTCGCTGCTGGTGCTGGCCGATGCCGATCTCGACCTGGCGGTGGACGTGGCCTGTGGCGGCGGTTTCTTCAACGCCGGGCAGATGTGCTCCGCCACCAGCCGCGTACTGGTCGCCGATGAACTGGCCGATGAATTTCTGACCCGTGTGAAGGCCCGTGCCGAAGCCATTCGCGTGGCTGACCCGTTCGACCCGAACGTGGAAATGGGCGCGCTGGTCAATCAGGCGCAATACCAGCGCGTGCTCGGTCACATCGATCGCGGTTTGAGTGCCGGCGCCAAGCTGGTTTGCGGTGGCAATCGCCCGGCCGACCTGCCGCGCGGATATTTTTTGCAGCCGACGGTTTTCACCGAAGTGCCCCTCGACAGTGCGTTGTGGAATGAAGAGATTTTCGGCCCGGTGATCTGCGTGCGCCGTTTCGCCTGCGAGGCCGAAGCGATTGCCCTGGCCAACGACAGCCAGTTTGGCCTGGTCGCCAGTGTGGTGACGCGCAATGCACAGACCGCTGACCGCGTCGCCAACGCTTTGCAGGCGGGGCTTGTGTGGATCAACGCGCCGCAGGTGATCTTCCCGCAGACCGCCTGGGGCGGCTACAAACAGAGCAGCATCGGCCGCGAACTGGGGCCGTGGGGCTTGCAGGCTTTCCAGGAAATCAAACACGTGATCCGGGCCGTCTGA
- a CDS encoding 5-guanidino-2-oxopentanoate decarboxylase, with protein MATCGEVLVKLLENYGVEQVFGIPGVHTVELYRGLARSSINHVTPRHEQGAGFMADGYARTSGKPGVCFIITGPGMTNITTAMGQAYADSIPMLVISSVQSRSQLGGGRGKLHELPNQGALCAGVAAFSHTLMSASELPGVLARAFALFQAGRPRPVHIEIPLDVLVEEADDLLASLPVNIDRAGASPSAVSRMTDLLAGAKRPLILAGGGAIDAASELTELAELLDAPVALTINAKGMLASGHPLLIGSTQSLVATRALVAEADVVLAIGTELAETDYDVTFAGGFEIPGKLLRVDIDPDQTVRNYPPHVALVADSRNAAQALLSALSHKPLAERRNDWGQVRAARLREDLAATWDAPTLAQTRFLETVLQELPDAVFVGDSTQPVYTGNLTFNPERPRRWFNSSTGYGTLGYALPAAIGAWLGGSVEGGARPPVVCLIGDGGLQFTLPELASAVEARTPVIVLLWNNQGYEEIKKYMVNRAIEPVGVDIYTPDFIGVAKALGCAAEAVSSVEQLRGALRVASDRQGPTLIEIDQTQWMQAVSK; from the coding sequence ATGGCGACGTGCGGCGAAGTATTGGTCAAGTTACTCGAAAACTACGGAGTCGAGCAGGTGTTCGGCATTCCGGGGGTGCATACCGTGGAGCTGTATCGCGGGCTGGCCCGTTCGAGCATCAACCACGTCACGCCGCGCCACGAACAGGGTGCCGGCTTCATGGCCGACGGCTACGCCCGCACCAGCGGCAAACCGGGTGTGTGCTTCATCATCACCGGCCCAGGCATGACCAACATCACCACCGCCATGGGCCAGGCCTATGCCGATTCGATCCCGATGCTGGTGATCTCCAGCGTGCAATCGCGCAGCCAGTTGGGCGGCGGTCGCGGCAAGCTGCATGAGCTGCCGAACCAGGGCGCACTGTGTGCCGGTGTCGCGGCGTTCTCCCACACCCTGATGTCGGCGTCGGAATTGCCGGGCGTGCTGGCTCGCGCCTTCGCGCTGTTCCAGGCTGGCCGTCCGCGTCCGGTGCACATTGAAATTCCGCTGGATGTCCTGGTTGAAGAAGCCGACGACTTGCTCGCCAGCCTGCCGGTCAATATCGACCGCGCCGGTGCTTCGCCGAGCGCTGTGTCGCGCATGACCGATTTGCTGGCCGGTGCCAAGCGTCCGCTGATTCTCGCCGGTGGCGGTGCCATCGACGCAGCGTCCGAGCTGACTGAACTGGCCGAACTGCTGGACGCGCCGGTCGCCCTGACCATCAATGCCAAGGGCATGCTCGCCTCCGGCCACCCGCTGCTGATCGGCTCGACCCAGAGCCTGGTCGCCACCCGAGCGCTGGTCGCCGAGGCTGACGTGGTACTGGCCATCGGCACCGAACTGGCCGAGACCGACTACGACGTGACCTTCGCCGGTGGCTTCGAAATTCCTGGCAAGTTGCTGCGCGTCGATATCGACCCGGACCAGACCGTGCGCAACTACCCGCCGCACGTGGCACTGGTGGCCGACTCGCGCAACGCCGCCCAGGCTTTGCTCAGCGCCCTGTCGCACAAACCCCTGGCCGAGCGCCGCAACGATTGGGGCCAGGTACGTGCCGCCCGTCTGCGTGAAGACCTGGCCGCGACCTGGGACGCACCGACCCTGGCCCAGACCCGCTTCCTCGAAACCGTTCTGCAGGAATTGCCAGACGCAGTGTTCGTCGGCGATTCGACCCAACCGGTGTACACCGGCAACCTGACGTTCAACCCGGAGCGTCCGCGTCGCTGGTTCAACTCGTCCACCGGTTACGGCACCCTCGGCTACGCTTTGCCGGCGGCGATTGGCGCCTGGCTGGGTGGCAGCGTCGAAGGTGGCGCGCGTCCTCCGGTGGTGTGCCTGATCGGCGACGGTGGCCTGCAGTTCACCCTGCCGGAGCTGGCCAGCGCCGTTGAAGCGCGCACCCCGGTGATCGTGCTGCTGTGGAATAACCAGGGCTACGAAGAGATCAAGAAATACATGGTCAACCGCGCCATCGAGCCGGTGGGCGTGGACATCTACACCCCGGACTTCATCGGTGTGGCCAAGGCATTGGGTTGCGCCGCCGAAGCGGTCAGCAGTGTCGAGCAACTGCGCGGCGCATTGCGTGTGGCCAGCGATCGCCAGGGTCCGACCCTGATTGAAATCGACCAGACCCAGTGGATGCAGGCGGTGTCGAAATGA
- a CDS encoding LysR substrate-binding domain-containing protein, giving the protein MKRLPPLPALHTFLITAQCCNFTRAAEQLHITQGAVSRQIAGLEDHLGYELFIRLARGLDLTAEGREWLPRVQQIFGLIDEAVEQIGEKRETLQLKAPTCVMRWLLPRLLQWQRERPDVPVELTTTVKHGVDFHREQFDAAVMYGAPPDDSLMSQKLFDEQLTPVCSRPMLEGPMPLQAPADLQQHLLLHPTRDERDWKAWLKAADVHLTNVGKGQHFETLDLAMSMASQGTGVAIGDWSLIGDDLNAGRLVMPFELKVTTGLAYYLVFPEKPGPSPKLRELMGWLVEQAQSR; this is encoded by the coding sequence ATGAAACGACTGCCTCCCCTGCCGGCGCTGCACACCTTTCTGATTACCGCGCAGTGCTGCAATTTCACCCGGGCCGCCGAACAGCTGCACATCACCCAGGGCGCGGTGAGTCGGCAGATCGCCGGGCTGGAAGATCATCTGGGTTATGAGCTGTTCATCCGCCTGGCCCGAGGCCTGGACCTGACAGCCGAGGGACGGGAGTGGCTGCCACGGGTCCAGCAGATTTTCGGCCTGATCGACGAGGCCGTTGAACAGATCGGCGAAAAGCGCGAAACCCTGCAGCTCAAGGCTCCGACCTGCGTCATGCGCTGGTTGCTGCCGCGTCTGCTGCAATGGCAAAGGGAGCGCCCGGACGTGCCGGTGGAACTGACCACCACGGTCAAGCACGGGGTAGATTTTCATCGCGAGCAGTTCGATGCCGCGGTGATGTACGGCGCACCGCCGGACGACTCATTGATGTCGCAAAAACTCTTCGACGAACAACTCACGCCGGTGTGTTCCAGGCCGATGCTCGAAGGCCCCATGCCCCTGCAGGCCCCGGCAGATCTGCAACAGCACCTGTTGCTGCACCCGACCCGCGACGAGCGGGACTGGAAAGCCTGGTTGAAAGCCGCGGATGTGCATTTGACCAATGTTGGCAAGGGCCAGCATTTCGAAACACTGGACCTGGCGATGTCGATGGCGTCCCAGGGAACGGGTGTGGCGATTGGCGATTGGTCGCTGATCGGCGATGACCTGAACGCCGGGCGACTGGTCATGCCATTCGAATTGAAGGTGACAACAGGACTGGCGTATTACCTGGTATTCCCCGAA